In one window of Nicotiana tabacum cultivar K326 chromosome 12, ASM71507v2, whole genome shotgun sequence DNA:
- the LOC107793478 gene encoding uncharacterized protein LOC107793478: MAAGLGGIFRNSNGDWIVGFHKSFHATSAIQAELMALQEGLKIARDMNFVDMKIETDSTEIIKLLYEDNQYLSNTIIEYRLLMHRLKLPTLKYNFREGNEVAHLLAKEVVKDFSPIKYFYYARPPLFVELELIRNKHGICNSTKYLPTTVCNSIATLGNNNVLKDYALSMESYV, from the coding sequence ATGGCAGCTGGACTAGGTGGAATATTTAGAAATAGCAATGGAGACTGGATCGTTGGCTTTCATAAATCATTTCATGCAACATCAGCCATACAAGCTGAATTAATGGCTTTACAGGAAGGATTAAAGATTGCAAGAGATATGAATTTCGTCGATATGAAAATTGAAACAGACTCAACAGAAATCATCAAACTCTTATATGAAGACAATCAATATCTTTCTAACACTATTATTGAATACAGGCTGTTAATGCACCGGCTGAAACTCCCAACTCTGAAATATAACTTCAGAGAAGGAAATGAAGTAGCACACCTATTAGCTAAAGAAGTTGTTAAAGACTTCTCCCctattaaatatttttactatGCTCGTCCACCCCTTTTTGTTGAGCTAGAATTAATCAGGAACAAGCATGGAATTTGTAATAGTACTAAGTATCTTCCTACTACTGTTTGTAATAGTATTGCCACTTTAGGCAACAATAATGTCCTCAAGGACTATGCATTGTCTATGGAATcttatgtttag